The genomic DNA CCTAAGAAAAATGCGGCCCCAGCCGCTGCTGCTGCTGGAGGTGGTGATAAGAAACCAGACGCTGGGAAGAAACCCGaggagaagaaagaagaaaagaaggaagAGAAAAAGCCACCCAAAGAGGTAAAAAAAAACAAACTTGTTTTTCGTACATAATTTAACGACGAGTTTAGCGTAATTAATCCGAATTAAATTGTGTTTGATTTACAGAGTACGGTGGTTTTGAAGATTAGAACACATTGCGACGGTTGCATTCAAAAAATGCGAAAAATAATCAAGAAAACCGATGGTAAGTTTATTAATTATGATTTATTTGAAATAATACTAAAATTTTGCCGTTGGGAGATGTTATCTTGTGTTAATTAATCCGTTGGAGTAGGGGATAAGTAAAGGCGCATTTAATCAAACTAGAAATCTTAAAATACGGACAGTAACATAAAagtttatttaagtaaaaatgaaAACTGAAAATCATATATTTAGAACCTAGTAAAATTAATTTAAGTAATAAAATgtgtataaattaattaaaacaatgcTAATATTGACGTGgttttacttgaattattattacagGCGTTCAATCAGTTGACATTGATGGAACTAAAGATTTAGTAACCGTGAAAGGCACAATGGACTTGAAAGACCTCGTTCCTTATCTCAAGGAGAAGTTGAAACGAAGTGTCGACGTGGTCCCGCCTAAGAAAGACGACGGTGGTGAAAAGAAAGACGGCGGAGAAAAGAAAGATGCCGGCGCTGATAAGAATGGGAAAGAGAAAGAAGCTGCTGCCGCCGGAGGCGAGAAAAAAGAAGGCGGCGGTGAAACGAAGATGGAAGTGAGCAAGATGGAGTATCATGGATACGCGTATCCTCCACAGCCAATGTATTGGTCAGATAGACACGTGTATGGTGGTCCGAGTAACGCGGTGGAAGGATATCAGAATCAGCAGCATCACGAGTACGGATACATGAACCAGGGGTACATCAACATGAATCAAGGGTATATGTCTCATCCTGGGTATGCGAGTCAAGGGTATATGTCTCACCCTGGGTATGTGAATCCAGGGTACATGGTGGACCCGCGGCATCCCCTTCACGCGCCTCAGATGTTCAGCGATGAGAATCCAAACGCCTGCTCCATCATGTAAGAAAGGAAATCAACGGTGGATAATAAGGAATTAATTATGATTACTATAgagagaagaaagaaaaggggaCCAAATGTAAATAGCAGAACTTTCTAGGGAGAGAAAAGTAAATAACAGAGAACTTCGAAAAAAGGAAGGGACCGACGATGTAATAGGAAATAGTAGAATTTTGGAATTATCGCGAAGGTTAGAACTTAGAacctttttgtttttgtttttaatgtATGGAAGAACCGGCCAAAGCCGGCTTGGCTTGAGCGGTTTAGTGTTGGGACGGTCGcgggttcttttttttttttttttaatttttgtttgttgtatttttataaattctattcttatgaaatataaattgttatttcattttaaacttgATAAATTAATTTGTGATGGAGCCGCGAGTAGTGAGTGGCAATAGAGGATGCCACGTGGTATCGTCGTATGAATTTCATGTTCCTATAAAATTTTGTTTGTCTTTGCTGAGATTACTGTGTTTGGTTTATCAGTGGTGACTGATGATTAGATtagcattttattttattttatcttattttattaaatggttaatctttaatatatcataatggtatcaattttatctttaattttatataaaatcattTATATCCTTTTAATGTAACtaattgtctttttttttttacattatctTCTTAGCCAAGTTTTTCcattttatattatgtaattgtATAATTTTCTCTATTAAATAAGAATTCTTTATTAATTCTTTTGGTTTTGACGATAGTGATTGGGAAAAGTTGAGAACTTTGCGTGGTACAAAATTGTTGTGTGTAGTACACagtatttgatttcttttttacTCCTTCCTGGGACAGTACGAAAAAGTgttgaattaattaaaaaagttTCCTTCCATTTAATAAATCATCTAAATTGGCGTTATTTAGAT from Gossypium arboreum isolate Shixiya-1 chromosome 9, ASM2569848v2, whole genome shotgun sequence includes the following:
- the LOC108450045 gene encoding heavy metal-associated isoprenylated plant protein 6-like → MGEQKGAKPEAEKKPAADSGAKQDDGKVTAIYKIDMHCEGCAKKIKRSIKHYEGVEDVKTDCGANKLTVTGKVDPAKVRDRLAEKTKKKVDLISPQPKKNAAPAAAAAGGGDKKPDAGKKPEEKKEEKKEEKKPPKESTVVLKIRTHCDGCIQKMRKIIKKTDGVQSVDIDGTKDLVTVKGTMDLKDLVPYLKEKLKRSVDVVPPKKDDGGEKKDGGEKKDAGADKNGKEKEAAAAGGEKKEGGGETKMEVSKMEYHGYAYPPQPMYWSDRHVYGGPSNAVEGYQNQQHHEYGYMNQGYINMNQGYMSHPGYASQGYMSHPGYVNPGYMVDPRHPLHAPQMFSDENPNACSIM